A single genomic interval of Candidatus Zixiibacteriota bacterium harbors:
- a CDS encoding sigma-70 family RNA polymerase sigma factor: protein MPFDNSKDEKLAGERPSNSSKKKEEELLEIIKKAQGGDQEAFQEIVQRYKVQVAGIAYRMVGDYEDAKDISQMVFVKIYQNLHRFDTTKKLSTWLYRITTNASIDFIRKFRKHKLEVLDNIIGELKEKKNDVEGVYQRGLIRLAVDEALESLNPKQRSVFVLRDLEGLDIKEVSQVTGMPQATVRWYLHRARAKLRDELIKRHPSILEKAGIKYEVQKG from the coding sequence ATGCCCTTTGATAATTCAAAGGATGAAAAATTAGCCGGGGAAAGACCAAGTAATTCATCTAAAAAAAAGGAGGAGGAGCTTTTAGAGATCATCAAAAAAGCTCAAGGAGGTGACCAGGAGGCTTTCCAGGAGATAGTGCAGAGGTATAAAGTTCAGGTAGCTGGAATAGCTTATCGGATGGTGGGTGATTACGAGGATGCCAAGGATATATCCCAGATGGTTTTCGTAAAAATCTATCAGAACCTGCACAGATTCGATACCACCAAAAAGCTGTCTACCTGGCTTTACCGAATCACCACCAATGCCTCGATAGACTTTATCAGAAAATTCCGGAAACATAAACTGGAAGTACTGGATAATATAATCGGCGAGCTAAAGGAAAAGAAGAATGATGTCGAAGGAGTCTATCAGAGAGGGTTAATCCGTCTGGCAGTAGATGAAGCTCTGGAAAGTCTGAATCCCAAGCAGAGATCGGTTTTCGTTCTAAGGGATCTGGAAGGGTTAGATATAAAGGAGGTTTCTCAGGTAACCGGAATGCCCCAGGCCACGGTGAGATGGTACCTGCACCGAGCCAGGGCTAAACTCAGGGATGAACTGATCAAACGTCATCCCAGCATTTTGGAGAAGGCAGGGATAAAATATGAGGTGCAAAAAGGCTAA
- a CDS encoding DUF523 domain-containing protein, with translation MAALRFMASACLAGVKCRYNGKDKKDKNIYLRVKRGQVLPLCPEQLGGLPTPRKASQIKIKHGRKAVISSASEDLTRFFLRGVNLSFRIGKRFKIDSAYLKKGSPSCGFGLKNIGSKIVGVTSALFDKKGIKIYPR, from the coding sequence GCTTCAGCCTGCCTGGCTGGGGTTAAATGCAGGTATAATGGAAAAGACAAAAAGGATAAAAATATCTATCTGCGAGTCAAAAGAGGGCAGGTTTTGCCCCTGTGCCCGGAACAATTGGGCGGGTTACCCACTCCCAGAAAAGCCTCGCAGATAAAAATCAAGCATGGACGGAAAGCGGTGATTTCTTCTGCAAGCGAAGATCTGACCAGGTTCTTTTTAAGAGGAGTCAATTTGTCTTTTCGCATCGGGAAAAGATTTAAAATAGATTCTGCTTATCTAAAGAAAGGTAGCCCCTCCTGCGGCTTCGGTCTAAAGAATATAGGAAGCAAAATTGTAGGAGTCACCTCAGCTCTATTTGATAAAAAGGGAATAAAAATTTACCCGAGGTAG